One Mercurialis annua linkage group LG3, ddMerAnnu1.2, whole genome shotgun sequence DNA window includes the following coding sequences:
- the LOC126673929 gene encoding serine/threonine-protein kinase STN7, chloroplastic, with protein MATFTSGGAGVVLPIKLHTHKPKPSSSSFLGKKVNPRPPSRPTLTNQAPVSVLALGGGELFDAVHNLFLGVGVGLPCTVMECGDMIYRSTLPKSDALTLTVPGAALALGALSYLWATPGVAPGFFDMFFLAFVERLFRPTFRRDDFVLGKKLGEGAFGVVYRVSLDKKASSKREGDLVLKKATEYGAVEIWMNERVRRACASSCADFVYGFLESSSKKGSEYWLVWRFEGEATLYDLMQSKDFPYNVESMILEEVQDLPKGLERENRIIQTIMRQLLFALDGLHSTGIVHRDIKPQNIIFSEGSRIFKIIDLGAAADLRVGINYIPNEFLLDPRYAAPEQYIMSTQTPSAPSPPVATILSPVLWQLNLPDRFDIYSTGLIFLQMAFPGFKSDSNLIQFNRQLKRCDYDLVAWRKSVEPRASAELRRGFELLDLDGGIGWELLTSMVRYKARQRTSAKAALAHPYFDREGLLALSFMQKLRMQYFRTTQQDYGEAAKWIINLMAKSGTEKEGGFTEAQLQELLEIDEPRKKAKAQRNALASALLLQRKIIKTLNESMDEITRRSKSVWWSKWIPREE; from the exons ATGGCCACCTTTACATCAGGTGGAGCTGGTGTAGTACTCCCAATCAAACTCCACACCCACAAACCAAAACCCTCATCATCTTCATTTCTTGGCAAAAAAGTTAACCCAAGACCCCCTTCAAGACCAACTCTTACAAACCAAGCACCAGTTTCAGTTCTTGCATTAGGAGGAGGGGAATTATTTGATGCAGTTCATAACTTGTTTTTGGGTGTTGGTGTGGGGTTACCATGCACTGTGATGGAGTGTGGTGACATGATATATAGAAGTACTTTGCCAAAGTCTGATGCTTTGACTCTTACAGTTCCTGGTGCTGCTTTGGCTTTGGGTGCTTTGTCTTATCTTTGGGCTACTCCTGGTGTTGCTCCTGGTTTCTTTGATATGTTTTTTCTTGCCTTTGTTGAGAGACTTTTTAGACCTACTTTTAGAAGG GATGACTTTGTTTTGGGGAAGAAATTGGGTGAAGGAGCTTTTGGAGTTGTTTATAGAGTTTCATTGGATAAGAAGGCCTCTTCCAAG AGGGAAGGTGATTTGGTATTGAAAAAGGCTACTGAATATGGGGCAGTTGAAATTTGGATGAACGAGCGTGTTCGGAGAGCTTGTGCAAGCAGCTGTGCAGATTTTGTGTATGGATTTCTTGAG AGTTCATCAAAGAAAGGATCTGAATACTGGCTGGTATGGCGCTTTGAAGGCGAGGCTACACTTTACGATTTGATGCAGAGTAAAGATTTCCCCTACAAT GTAGAGTCGATGATTCTTGAAGAGGTTCAGGACCTACCCAAAGGACTGGAAAGGGAAAACAGAATCATTCAAACGATCATGAGGCAGCTTTTATTTGCATTGGATGGTCTTCACTCGACCGGGATAGTGCATAGGGATATTAAGCCACAAAACATCATTTTCTCTGAAG GGTCTCGTATATTCAAGATCATCGATCTTGGAGCTGCTGCAGATCTACGGGTGGGAATCAACTATATTCCAAATGAATTTCTTTTGGACCCAAG ATATGCTGCACCAGAGCAATACATCATGAGTACACAAACTCCATCAGCACCATCTCCTCCTGTCGCAACAATACTTTCTCCCGTGCTATGGCAG TTGAATTTACCAGATAGATTTGATATTTACAGTACTGgcctaatttttttacaaatg GCATTTCCAGGATTTAAGTCTGACAGTAACTTAATACAATTCAACCGTCAATTGAAAAGGTGCGATTATGACTTGGTCGCCTGGAGGAAAAGTGTAGAGCCACGTGCAAGTGCTGAACTTCGAAGGGGATTCGAGTTACTGGATTTAGACGGAGGGATAGGATGGGAGCTTCTGACATCAATGGTTCGTTACAAAGCGCGACAAAGAACAAGTGCAAAAGCAGCATTAGCTCATCCCTATTTCGATAGGGAAGGTCTGTTAGCTTTATCTTTCATGCAGAAGCTAAGGATGCAATATTTTCGAACAACGCAACAAGATTACGGGGAAGCTGCCAAGTGGATTATTAATTTAATGGCAAAATCTGGAACAGAGAAGGAGGGTGGCTTCACTGAAGCTCAACTTCAAGAACTACTA GAAATTGATGAGCCTAGAAAGAAGGCAAAAGCTCAAAGAAATGCTCTTGCATCTGCACTACTTCTTCAGAGGAAGATCATAAAAACGTTGAACGAGAGCATGGATGAGATTACCAGACGAAGCAAAAGCGTATGGTGGAGCAAGTGGATTCCGAGAGAGGAATGA
- the LOC126674213 gene encoding small polypeptide DEVIL 4-like: protein MKMSSGNSKRRLLSSKSVGSAFREQKARLYIIRRCVVMLLCWHD, encoded by the coding sequence ATGAAGATGAGCAGTGGTAACTCGAAGAGAAGACTATTGTCTAGCAAGAGCGTCGGATCTGCGTTCCGAGAGCAAAAAGCTCGGCTTTATATTATCCGAAGATGTGTCGTTATGCTTCTTTGCTGGCACGACtag